One window from the genome of Nicotiana tomentosiformis chromosome 5, ASM39032v3, whole genome shotgun sequence encodes:
- the LOC104097071 gene encoding potassium channel AKT1-like isoform X4, with protein sequence MLRFTMLYVSKKVVLLSCRNYRNHLLNILFLVAAAHKIICQLLRKKILSLGMGDERGNSLWGFGVSICGAAAKEIEQLSRDGRHYSLSTGILPSLGARTTNRTVKLRRFIIHPSDHHYRAWQSFLAALVIYTAWVCPFEFGFLEKPERPLAIADNIVNAFFAIDIVLNFFVAYRDKTTYVLVDSHKRIAKKYARAWMICDVISTIPSELARKIPKPFDEYDLFYMLRLWRLRRVSALFARLEKDRNFNYYCVRCAKLICVTLFAVHCAGCFYYLIAAHYPDPNKTWIGASMDDFLNQSLWNRYITSIYWSITTLTTVGYGDLHPENTREMIFDIFYMLFNLGLTAYLIGNMTLLIVHETSRTRQFRDTIQAASNFAQRNQLPARLQDQMVAHLCLKYRTDSEGVQQQETLDSLPKAIRSSISHYLFYSLVDGVYLFNGVSNDLLFQLVSEMKAEYFPPKEDVILQNEAPTDFYILVTGDVDLLILKNGAEQVIGEVKAGDLCGEIGVLCYMPQLFAVRTKSLTQLLRMNRTTFLNIVQANVGDGTIIMNNLLQHIAASKGLDNCVLLLLDFGANPNIRDSEGNVPLWEAILGKHDSVMRLLVNNGAKLSAGDVCQFACIAAEQNNLNLLKKIVHYGGDITSPNINGSSSALHVAVCEGNVEIVNYLLDQGANIDQVDQHGWTPRDLAVQQGHEDIKLLFQSKKLTTTQTIPEEHPQSGVRFLGRFKSEPTIMPPMFQGGSFLAGDGSWGRSRPRRRTNNFHNSLFGLMSAEQTNGRDLCLSKNQAATAVTTKTYSSRVTVSCPEKGDFAGKLVLLPHSFQELLEFGATKYGILQARVLNNDGAEIEGIELIRDGDFLIFASDGGANEHCYPSGDDS encoded by the exons ATGCTTAGGTTCACAATGCTATACGTGTCTAAGAAGGTAGTTCTCTTGAGCTGTAGGAACTATCGAAATCACCTCCTAAATATTCTCTTTTTAGTTGCAGCTGCACATAAGATTATTTGCCAATTGTTGAGAAAAAAAATACTCTCTCTAGGCATGGGTGATGAGCGAGGAAATAGTCTATGGGGATTTGGAGTCTCTATTTGTGGTGCTGCGGCCAAAGAAATTGAACAGTTGTCTAGAGACGGCAGACATTACAGTCTCTCTACTGGAATTCTGCCTTCTCTCGGTGCCAGAACGACCAACCGCACAGTCAAGCTACGCAGATTCATCATTCATCCCAGTGATCACCATTATAG GGCATGGCAGAGTTTTCTGGCTGCACTGGTCATCTATACAGCTTGGGTGTGTCCATTTGAGTTTGGCTTCCTTGAGAAACCAGAAAGACCACTGGCCATCGCTGATAATATTGTCAATGCATTCTTTGCAATTGATATCGTTCTCAACTTCTTTGTAGCTTACCGGGATAAAACCACATATGTACTAGTTGATAGCCACAAAAGGATTGCTAAGAAGTATGCAAGAGCTTGGATGATTTGTGATGTCATATCAACAATCCCTTCAGAACTTGCCAGGAAAATCCCGAAACCTTTTGATGAATATGATTTATTCTATATGCTTCGTCTCTGGCGTTTACGAAGAGTTAGTGCCTTGTTTGCCAG ATTGGAGAAAGATAGGAATTTCAATTACTATTGTGTCCGATGTGCAAAGCTTATATGT GTCACTCTTTTTGCTGTTCACTGTGCTGGATGCTTTTATTATCTTATTGCAGCTCATTATCCAGACCCAAACAAGACATGGATTGGGGCATCTATGGATGACTTCCTTAATCAGAGTCTATGGAATCGTTATATCACTTCTATTTATTGGTCAATAACTACTCTTACTACAGTAGGTTATGGTGATCTGCATCCGGAGAATACACGGGAGATGATCTTTGATATTTTTTACATGCTTTTTAACTTGGGCCTCACAGCTTATCTAATAGGAAATATGACACTCTTGATTGTCCACGAGACAAGTAGGACTAGACAGTTT AGAGACACAATTCAAGCTGCTTCCAATTTTGCACAGAGGAACCAATTGCCTGCTCGGCTCCAAGATCAGATGGTAGCACACTTGTGCTTGAAATACAGAACAGATTCAGAGGGAGTGCAGCAGCAAGAGACACTTGATTCTCTTCCTAAAGCAATCCGCTCAAGCATTTCACATTATCTTTTCTACTCTCTAGTAGATGGGGTTTACTTGTTCAATGGCGTGTCAAATGATTTACTCTTCCAGCTG GTCTCAGAGATGAAGGCAGAGTATTTTCCTCCCAAAGAGGATGTCATTTTGCAGAATGAAGCACCAACTGACTTCTATATTTTAGTAACAGGAGATGTG GATCTATTGATACTTAAAAATGGAGCTGAACAG GTCATAGGGGAGGTCAAGGCTGGTGATCTTTGTGGTGAGATTGGCGTTCTTTGTTACATGCCTCAGCTATTTGCAGTACGAACAAAGAGCCTAACTCAGCTACTCAGAATGAACCGCACAACATTTTTGAACATTGTCCAGGCCAATGTTGGAGATGGGACCATAATCATGAATAATCTCCTGCAG CACATAGCAGCATCTAAAGGACTTGATAATTGTGTGCTTTTGCTTTTGGATTTTGGGGCCAATCCGAATATTAGAG ATTCAGAAGGGAATGTACCATTATGGGAGGCCATTTTAGGGAAGCATGATTCAGTGATGAGGCTACTCGTCAACAATGGTGCTAAACTTTCAGCTGGTGATGTGTGTCAATTTGCCTGCATTGCTGCTGAACAAAACAACTTGAATTTGCTCAAGAAAATTGTCCATTATGGTGGGGATATCACAAGTCCCAATATCAATGGATCATCATCAGCCCTGCATGTTGCTGTTTGTGAAGGAAACGTTGAAATAGTAAACTACCTCTTGGATCAGGGGGCTAATATTGACCAAGTAGACCAACATGGTTGGACCCCGAGGGACCTAGCTGTGCAGCAGGGACATGAAGATATCAAATTACTCTTTCAATCCAAGAAACTCACAACAACTCAAACTATCCCTGAGGAACATCCTCAGTCTGGAGTTCGGTTTCTTGGAAGATTCAAAAGCGAGCCAACGATCATGCCTCCTATGTTCCAAGGAGGCTCATTTCTAGCAGGAGATGGATCATGGGGGCGATCCCGTCCTAGACGAAGGACTAATAACTTTCATAACTCATTATTCGGGCTAATGTCAGCTGAGCAGACCAATGGGCGTGATTTGTGTTTATCCAAAAACCAGGCTGCAACGGCAGTGACAACCAAGACTTATAGTTCCAGAGTAACAGTGAGTTGCCCTGAGAAGGGAGATTTTGCAGGGAAGCTTGTCTTACTTCCACACAGCTTCCAAGAGCTACTTGAATTTGGTGCCACAAAATACGGAATCTTGCAGGCCAGAGTTCTAAACAATGATGGAGCTGAAATTGAGGGCATAGAATTAATTAGAGATGGTGATTTTTTAATCTTTGCTAGTGATGGAGGAGCCAATGAACATTGTTACCCTAGCGGTGATGATTCTTGA
- the LOC104097071 gene encoding potassium channel AKT1-like isoform X2: MLRFTMLYVSKKVVLLSCRNYRNHLLNILFLVAAAHKIICQLLRKKILSLGMGDERGNSLWGFGVSICGAAAKEIEQLSRDGRHYSLSTGILPSLGARTTNRTVKLRRFIIHPSDHHYRAWQSFLAALVIYTAWVCPFEFGFLEKPERPLAIADNIVNAFFAIDIVLNFFVAYRDKTTYVLVDSHKRIAKKYARAWMICDVISTIPSELARKIPKPFDEYDLFYMLRLWRLRRVSALFARLEKDRNFNYYCVRCAKLICVTLFAVHCAGCFYYLIAAHYPDPNKTWIGASMDDFLNQSLWNRYITSIYWSITTLTTVGYGDLHPENTREMIFDIFYMLFNLGLTAYLIGNMTLLIVHETSRTRQFRDTIQAASNFAQRNQLPARLQDQMVAHLCLKYRTDSEGVQQQETLDSLPKAIRSSISHYLFYSLVDGVYLFNGVSNDLLFQLVSEMKAEYFPPKEDVILQNEAPTDFYILVTGDVDLLILKNGAEQVIGEVKAGDLCGEIGVLCYMPQLFAVRTKSLTQLLRMNRTTFLNIVQANVGDGTIIMNNLLQEMKDPIMEGVLQETEKMLARGRMDLPLTLCFATLRGDNLLLHHLLKRGLDPNESDKNGRSALHIAASKGLDNCVLLLLDFGANPNIRDSEGNVPLWEAILGKHDSVMRLLVNNGAKLSAGDVCQFACIAAEQNNLNLLKKIVHYGGDITSPNINGSSSALHVAVCEGNVEIVNYLLDQGANIDQVDQHGWTPRDLAVQQGHEDIKLLFQSKKLTTTQTIPEEHPQSGVRFLGRFKSEPTIMPPMFQGGSFLAGDGSWGRSRPRRRTNNFHNSLFGLMSAEQTNGRDLCLSKNQAATAVTTKTYSSRVTVSCPEKGDFAGKLVLLPHSFQELLEFGATKYGILQARVLNNDGAEIEGIELIRDGDFLIFASDGGANEHCYPSGDDS, encoded by the exons ATGCTTAGGTTCACAATGCTATACGTGTCTAAGAAGGTAGTTCTCTTGAGCTGTAGGAACTATCGAAATCACCTCCTAAATATTCTCTTTTTAGTTGCAGCTGCACATAAGATTATTTGCCAATTGTTGAGAAAAAAAATACTCTCTCTAGGCATGGGTGATGAGCGAGGAAATAGTCTATGGGGATTTGGAGTCTCTATTTGTGGTGCTGCGGCCAAAGAAATTGAACAGTTGTCTAGAGACGGCAGACATTACAGTCTCTCTACTGGAATTCTGCCTTCTCTCGGTGCCAGAACGACCAACCGCACAGTCAAGCTACGCAGATTCATCATTCATCCCAGTGATCACCATTATAG GGCATGGCAGAGTTTTCTGGCTGCACTGGTCATCTATACAGCTTGGGTGTGTCCATTTGAGTTTGGCTTCCTTGAGAAACCAGAAAGACCACTGGCCATCGCTGATAATATTGTCAATGCATTCTTTGCAATTGATATCGTTCTCAACTTCTTTGTAGCTTACCGGGATAAAACCACATATGTACTAGTTGATAGCCACAAAAGGATTGCTAAGAAGTATGCAAGAGCTTGGATGATTTGTGATGTCATATCAACAATCCCTTCAGAACTTGCCAGGAAAATCCCGAAACCTTTTGATGAATATGATTTATTCTATATGCTTCGTCTCTGGCGTTTACGAAGAGTTAGTGCCTTGTTTGCCAG ATTGGAGAAAGATAGGAATTTCAATTACTATTGTGTCCGATGTGCAAAGCTTATATGT GTCACTCTTTTTGCTGTTCACTGTGCTGGATGCTTTTATTATCTTATTGCAGCTCATTATCCAGACCCAAACAAGACATGGATTGGGGCATCTATGGATGACTTCCTTAATCAGAGTCTATGGAATCGTTATATCACTTCTATTTATTGGTCAATAACTACTCTTACTACAGTAGGTTATGGTGATCTGCATCCGGAGAATACACGGGAGATGATCTTTGATATTTTTTACATGCTTTTTAACTTGGGCCTCACAGCTTATCTAATAGGAAATATGACACTCTTGATTGTCCACGAGACAAGTAGGACTAGACAGTTT AGAGACACAATTCAAGCTGCTTCCAATTTTGCACAGAGGAACCAATTGCCTGCTCGGCTCCAAGATCAGATGGTAGCACACTTGTGCTTGAAATACAGAACAGATTCAGAGGGAGTGCAGCAGCAAGAGACACTTGATTCTCTTCCTAAAGCAATCCGCTCAAGCATTTCACATTATCTTTTCTACTCTCTAGTAGATGGGGTTTACTTGTTCAATGGCGTGTCAAATGATTTACTCTTCCAGCTG GTCTCAGAGATGAAGGCAGAGTATTTTCCTCCCAAAGAGGATGTCATTTTGCAGAATGAAGCACCAACTGACTTCTATATTTTAGTAACAGGAGATGTG GATCTATTGATACTTAAAAATGGAGCTGAACAG GTCATAGGGGAGGTCAAGGCTGGTGATCTTTGTGGTGAGATTGGCGTTCTTTGTTACATGCCTCAGCTATTTGCAGTACGAACAAAGAGCCTAACTCAGCTACTCAGAATGAACCGCACAACATTTTTGAACATTGTCCAGGCCAATGTTGGAGATGGGACCATAATCATGAATAATCTCCTGCAG GAGATGAAGGATCCAATTATGGAAGGAGTTCTGCAGGAGACAGAAAAAATGCTAGCTCGCGGTAGAATGGACCTTCCTCTCACACTCTGCTTTGCCACACTTAGAGGTGACAACTTGTTGTTGCATCACTTGTTGAAGCGGGGTCTAGATCCAAATGAATCTGACAAAAATGGGAGATCAGCTTTG CACATAGCAGCATCTAAAGGACTTGATAATTGTGTGCTTTTGCTTTTGGATTTTGGGGCCAATCCGAATATTAGAG ATTCAGAAGGGAATGTACCATTATGGGAGGCCATTTTAGGGAAGCATGATTCAGTGATGAGGCTACTCGTCAACAATGGTGCTAAACTTTCAGCTGGTGATGTGTGTCAATTTGCCTGCATTGCTGCTGAACAAAACAACTTGAATTTGCTCAAGAAAATTGTCCATTATGGTGGGGATATCACAAGTCCCAATATCAATGGATCATCATCAGCCCTGCATGTTGCTGTTTGTGAAGGAAACGTTGAAATAGTAAACTACCTCTTGGATCAGGGGGCTAATATTGACCAAGTAGACCAACATGGTTGGACCCCGAGGGACCTAGCTGTGCAGCAGGGACATGAAGATATCAAATTACTCTTTCAATCCAAGAAACTCACAACAACTCAAACTATCCCTGAGGAACATCCTCAGTCTGGAGTTCGGTTTCTTGGAAGATTCAAAAGCGAGCCAACGATCATGCCTCCTATGTTCCAAGGAGGCTCATTTCTAGCAGGAGATGGATCATGGGGGCGATCCCGTCCTAGACGAAGGACTAATAACTTTCATAACTCATTATTCGGGCTAATGTCAGCTGAGCAGACCAATGGGCGTGATTTGTGTTTATCCAAAAACCAGGCTGCAACGGCAGTGACAACCAAGACTTATAGTTCCAGAGTAACAGTGAGTTGCCCTGAGAAGGGAGATTTTGCAGGGAAGCTTGTCTTACTTCCACACAGCTTCCAAGAGCTACTTGAATTTGGTGCCACAAAATACGGAATCTTGCAGGCCAGAGTTCTAAACAATGATGGAGCTGAAATTGAGGGCATAGAATTAATTAGAGATGGTGATTTTTTAATCTTTGCTAGTGATGGAGGAGCCAATGAACATTGTTACCCTAGCGGTGATGATTCTTGA
- the LOC104097071 gene encoding potassium channel AKT1-like isoform X1 produces the protein MLRFTMLYVSKKVVLLSCRNYRNHLLNILFLVAAAHKIICQLLRKKILSLGMGDERGNSLWGFGVSICGAAAKEIEQLSRDGRHYSLSTGILPSLGARTTNRTVKLRRFIIHPSDHHYRAWQSFLAALVIYTAWVCPFEFGFLEKPERPLAIADNIVNAFFAIDIVLNFFVAYRDKTTYVLVDSHKRIAKKYARAWMICDVISTIPSELARKIPKPFDEYDLFYMLRLWRLRRVSALFARLEKDRNFNYYCVRCAKLICVTLFAVHCAGCFYYLIAAHYPDPNKTWIGASMDDFLNQSLWNRYITSIYWSITTLTTVGYGDLHPENTREMIFDIFYMLFNLGLTAYLIGNMTLLIVHETSRTRQFRDTIQAASNFAQRNQLPARLQDQMVAHLCLKYRTDSEGVQQQETLDSLPKAIRSSISHYLFYSLVDGVYLFNGVSNDLLFQLVSEMKAEYFPPKEDVILQNEAPTDFYILVTGDVDLLILKNGAEQVIGEVKAGDLCGEIGVLCYMPQLFAVRTKSLTQLLRMNRTTFLNIVQANVGDGTIIMNNLLQHLKEMKDPIMEGVLQETEKMLARGRMDLPLTLCFATLRGDNLLLHHLLKRGLDPNESDKNGRSALHIAASKGLDNCVLLLLDFGANPNIRDSEGNVPLWEAILGKHDSVMRLLVNNGAKLSAGDVCQFACIAAEQNNLNLLKKIVHYGGDITSPNINGSSSALHVAVCEGNVEIVNYLLDQGANIDQVDQHGWTPRDLAVQQGHEDIKLLFQSKKLTTTQTIPEEHPQSGVRFLGRFKSEPTIMPPMFQGGSFLAGDGSWGRSRPRRRTNNFHNSLFGLMSAEQTNGRDLCLSKNQAATAVTTKTYSSRVTVSCPEKGDFAGKLVLLPHSFQELLEFGATKYGILQARVLNNDGAEIEGIELIRDGDFLIFASDGGANEHCYPSGDDS, from the exons ATGCTTAGGTTCACAATGCTATACGTGTCTAAGAAGGTAGTTCTCTTGAGCTGTAGGAACTATCGAAATCACCTCCTAAATATTCTCTTTTTAGTTGCAGCTGCACATAAGATTATTTGCCAATTGTTGAGAAAAAAAATACTCTCTCTAGGCATGGGTGATGAGCGAGGAAATAGTCTATGGGGATTTGGAGTCTCTATTTGTGGTGCTGCGGCCAAAGAAATTGAACAGTTGTCTAGAGACGGCAGACATTACAGTCTCTCTACTGGAATTCTGCCTTCTCTCGGTGCCAGAACGACCAACCGCACAGTCAAGCTACGCAGATTCATCATTCATCCCAGTGATCACCATTATAG GGCATGGCAGAGTTTTCTGGCTGCACTGGTCATCTATACAGCTTGGGTGTGTCCATTTGAGTTTGGCTTCCTTGAGAAACCAGAAAGACCACTGGCCATCGCTGATAATATTGTCAATGCATTCTTTGCAATTGATATCGTTCTCAACTTCTTTGTAGCTTACCGGGATAAAACCACATATGTACTAGTTGATAGCCACAAAAGGATTGCTAAGAAGTATGCAAGAGCTTGGATGATTTGTGATGTCATATCAACAATCCCTTCAGAACTTGCCAGGAAAATCCCGAAACCTTTTGATGAATATGATTTATTCTATATGCTTCGTCTCTGGCGTTTACGAAGAGTTAGTGCCTTGTTTGCCAG ATTGGAGAAAGATAGGAATTTCAATTACTATTGTGTCCGATGTGCAAAGCTTATATGT GTCACTCTTTTTGCTGTTCACTGTGCTGGATGCTTTTATTATCTTATTGCAGCTCATTATCCAGACCCAAACAAGACATGGATTGGGGCATCTATGGATGACTTCCTTAATCAGAGTCTATGGAATCGTTATATCACTTCTATTTATTGGTCAATAACTACTCTTACTACAGTAGGTTATGGTGATCTGCATCCGGAGAATACACGGGAGATGATCTTTGATATTTTTTACATGCTTTTTAACTTGGGCCTCACAGCTTATCTAATAGGAAATATGACACTCTTGATTGTCCACGAGACAAGTAGGACTAGACAGTTT AGAGACACAATTCAAGCTGCTTCCAATTTTGCACAGAGGAACCAATTGCCTGCTCGGCTCCAAGATCAGATGGTAGCACACTTGTGCTTGAAATACAGAACAGATTCAGAGGGAGTGCAGCAGCAAGAGACACTTGATTCTCTTCCTAAAGCAATCCGCTCAAGCATTTCACATTATCTTTTCTACTCTCTAGTAGATGGGGTTTACTTGTTCAATGGCGTGTCAAATGATTTACTCTTCCAGCTG GTCTCAGAGATGAAGGCAGAGTATTTTCCTCCCAAAGAGGATGTCATTTTGCAGAATGAAGCACCAACTGACTTCTATATTTTAGTAACAGGAGATGTG GATCTATTGATACTTAAAAATGGAGCTGAACAG GTCATAGGGGAGGTCAAGGCTGGTGATCTTTGTGGTGAGATTGGCGTTCTTTGTTACATGCCTCAGCTATTTGCAGTACGAACAAAGAGCCTAACTCAGCTACTCAGAATGAACCGCACAACATTTTTGAACATTGTCCAGGCCAATGTTGGAGATGGGACCATAATCATGAATAATCTCCTGCAG CATCTGAAGGAGATGAAGGATCCAATTATGGAAGGAGTTCTGCAGGAGACAGAAAAAATGCTAGCTCGCGGTAGAATGGACCTTCCTCTCACACTCTGCTTTGCCACACTTAGAGGTGACAACTTGTTGTTGCATCACTTGTTGAAGCGGGGTCTAGATCCAAATGAATCTGACAAAAATGGGAGATCAGCTTTG CACATAGCAGCATCTAAAGGACTTGATAATTGTGTGCTTTTGCTTTTGGATTTTGGGGCCAATCCGAATATTAGAG ATTCAGAAGGGAATGTACCATTATGGGAGGCCATTTTAGGGAAGCATGATTCAGTGATGAGGCTACTCGTCAACAATGGTGCTAAACTTTCAGCTGGTGATGTGTGTCAATTTGCCTGCATTGCTGCTGAACAAAACAACTTGAATTTGCTCAAGAAAATTGTCCATTATGGTGGGGATATCACAAGTCCCAATATCAATGGATCATCATCAGCCCTGCATGTTGCTGTTTGTGAAGGAAACGTTGAAATAGTAAACTACCTCTTGGATCAGGGGGCTAATATTGACCAAGTAGACCAACATGGTTGGACCCCGAGGGACCTAGCTGTGCAGCAGGGACATGAAGATATCAAATTACTCTTTCAATCCAAGAAACTCACAACAACTCAAACTATCCCTGAGGAACATCCTCAGTCTGGAGTTCGGTTTCTTGGAAGATTCAAAAGCGAGCCAACGATCATGCCTCCTATGTTCCAAGGAGGCTCATTTCTAGCAGGAGATGGATCATGGGGGCGATCCCGTCCTAGACGAAGGACTAATAACTTTCATAACTCATTATTCGGGCTAATGTCAGCTGAGCAGACCAATGGGCGTGATTTGTGTTTATCCAAAAACCAGGCTGCAACGGCAGTGACAACCAAGACTTATAGTTCCAGAGTAACAGTGAGTTGCCCTGAGAAGGGAGATTTTGCAGGGAAGCTTGTCTTACTTCCACACAGCTTCCAAGAGCTACTTGAATTTGGTGCCACAAAATACGGAATCTTGCAGGCCAGAGTTCTAAACAATGATGGAGCTGAAATTGAGGGCATAGAATTAATTAGAGATGGTGATTTTTTAATCTTTGCTAGTGATGGAGGAGCCAATGAACATTGTTACCCTAGCGGTGATGATTCTTGA
- the LOC104097071 gene encoding potassium channel AKT1-like isoform X3: MLRFTMLYVSKKVVLLSCRNYRNHLLNILFLVAAAHKIICQLLRKKILSLGMGDERGNSLWGFGVSICGAAAKEIEQLSRDGRHYSLSTGILPSLGARTTNRTVKLRRFIIHPSDHHYRAWQSFLAALVIYTAWVCPFEFGFLEKPERPLAIADNIVNAFFAIDIVLNFFVAYRDKTTYVLVDSHKRIAKKYARAWMICDVISTIPSELARKIPKPFDEYDLFYMLRLWRLRRVSALFARLEKDRNFNYYCVRCAKLICLIIQTQTRHGLGHLWMTSLIRVYGIVISLLFIAYLIGNMTLLIVHETSRTRQFRDTIQAASNFAQRNQLPARLQDQMVAHLCLKYRTDSEGVQQQETLDSLPKAIRSSISHYLFYSLVDGVYLFNGVSNDLLFQLVSEMKAEYFPPKEDVILQNEAPTDFYILVTGDVDLLILKNGAEQVIGEVKAGDLCGEIGVLCYMPQLFAVRTKSLTQLLRMNRTTFLNIVQANVGDGTIIMNNLLQHLKEMKDPIMEGVLQETEKMLARGRMDLPLTLCFATLRGDNLLLHHLLKRGLDPNESDKNGRSALHIAASKGLDNCVLLLLDFGANPNIRDSEGNVPLWEAILGKHDSVMRLLVNNGAKLSAGDVCQFACIAAEQNNLNLLKKIVHYGGDITSPNINGSSSALHVAVCEGNVEIVNYLLDQGANIDQVDQHGWTPRDLAVQQGHEDIKLLFQSKKLTTTQTIPEEHPQSGVRFLGRFKSEPTIMPPMFQGGSFLAGDGSWGRSRPRRRTNNFHNSLFGLMSAEQTNGRDLCLSKNQAATAVTTKTYSSRVTVSCPEKGDFAGKLVLLPHSFQELLEFGATKYGILQARVLNNDGAEIEGIELIRDGDFLIFASDGGANEHCYPSGDDS; this comes from the exons ATGCTTAGGTTCACAATGCTATACGTGTCTAAGAAGGTAGTTCTCTTGAGCTGTAGGAACTATCGAAATCACCTCCTAAATATTCTCTTTTTAGTTGCAGCTGCACATAAGATTATTTGCCAATTGTTGAGAAAAAAAATACTCTCTCTAGGCATGGGTGATGAGCGAGGAAATAGTCTATGGGGATTTGGAGTCTCTATTTGTGGTGCTGCGGCCAAAGAAATTGAACAGTTGTCTAGAGACGGCAGACATTACAGTCTCTCTACTGGAATTCTGCCTTCTCTCGGTGCCAGAACGACCAACCGCACAGTCAAGCTACGCAGATTCATCATTCATCCCAGTGATCACCATTATAG GGCATGGCAGAGTTTTCTGGCTGCACTGGTCATCTATACAGCTTGGGTGTGTCCATTTGAGTTTGGCTTCCTTGAGAAACCAGAAAGACCACTGGCCATCGCTGATAATATTGTCAATGCATTCTTTGCAATTGATATCGTTCTCAACTTCTTTGTAGCTTACCGGGATAAAACCACATATGTACTAGTTGATAGCCACAAAAGGATTGCTAAGAAGTATGCAAGAGCTTGGATGATTTGTGATGTCATATCAACAATCCCTTCAGAACTTGCCAGGAAAATCCCGAAACCTTTTGATGAATATGATTTATTCTATATGCTTCGTCTCTGGCGTTTACGAAGAGTTAGTGCCTTGTTTGCCAG ATTGGAGAAAGATAGGAATTTCAATTACTATTGTGTCCGATGTGCAAAGCTTATATGT CTCATTATCCAGACCCAAACAAGACATGGATTGGGGCATCTATGGATGACTTCCTTAATCAGAGTCTATGGAATCGTTATATCACTTCTATTTATTG CTTATCTAATAGGAAATATGACACTCTTGATTGTCCACGAGACAAGTAGGACTAGACAGTTT AGAGACACAATTCAAGCTGCTTCCAATTTTGCACAGAGGAACCAATTGCCTGCTCGGCTCCAAGATCAGATGGTAGCACACTTGTGCTTGAAATACAGAACAGATTCAGAGGGAGTGCAGCAGCAAGAGACACTTGATTCTCTTCCTAAAGCAATCCGCTCAAGCATTTCACATTATCTTTTCTACTCTCTAGTAGATGGGGTTTACTTGTTCAATGGCGTGTCAAATGATTTACTCTTCCAGCTG GTCTCAGAGATGAAGGCAGAGTATTTTCCTCCCAAAGAGGATGTCATTTTGCAGAATGAAGCACCAACTGACTTCTATATTTTAGTAACAGGAGATGTG GATCTATTGATACTTAAAAATGGAGCTGAACAG GTCATAGGGGAGGTCAAGGCTGGTGATCTTTGTGGTGAGATTGGCGTTCTTTGTTACATGCCTCAGCTATTTGCAGTACGAACAAAGAGCCTAACTCAGCTACTCAGAATGAACCGCACAACATTTTTGAACATTGTCCAGGCCAATGTTGGAGATGGGACCATAATCATGAATAATCTCCTGCAG CATCTGAAGGAGATGAAGGATCCAATTATGGAAGGAGTTCTGCAGGAGACAGAAAAAATGCTAGCTCGCGGTAGAATGGACCTTCCTCTCACACTCTGCTTTGCCACACTTAGAGGTGACAACTTGTTGTTGCATCACTTGTTGAAGCGGGGTCTAGATCCAAATGAATCTGACAAAAATGGGAGATCAGCTTTG CACATAGCAGCATCTAAAGGACTTGATAATTGTGTGCTTTTGCTTTTGGATTTTGGGGCCAATCCGAATATTAGAG ATTCAGAAGGGAATGTACCATTATGGGAGGCCATTTTAGGGAAGCATGATTCAGTGATGAGGCTACTCGTCAACAATGGTGCTAAACTTTCAGCTGGTGATGTGTGTCAATTTGCCTGCATTGCTGCTGAACAAAACAACTTGAATTTGCTCAAGAAAATTGTCCATTATGGTGGGGATATCACAAGTCCCAATATCAATGGATCATCATCAGCCCTGCATGTTGCTGTTTGTGAAGGAAACGTTGAAATAGTAAACTACCTCTTGGATCAGGGGGCTAATATTGACCAAGTAGACCAACATGGTTGGACCCCGAGGGACCTAGCTGTGCAGCAGGGACATGAAGATATCAAATTACTCTTTCAATCCAAGAAACTCACAACAACTCAAACTATCCCTGAGGAACATCCTCAGTCTGGAGTTCGGTTTCTTGGAAGATTCAAAAGCGAGCCAACGATCATGCCTCCTATGTTCCAAGGAGGCTCATTTCTAGCAGGAGATGGATCATGGGGGCGATCCCGTCCTAGACGAAGGACTAATAACTTTCATAACTCATTATTCGGGCTAATGTCAGCTGAGCAGACCAATGGGCGTGATTTGTGTTTATCCAAAAACCAGGCTGCAACGGCAGTGACAACCAAGACTTATAGTTCCAGAGTAACAGTGAGTTGCCCTGAGAAGGGAGATTTTGCAGGGAAGCTTGTCTTACTTCCACACAGCTTCCAAGAGCTACTTGAATTTGGTGCCACAAAATACGGAATCTTGCAGGCCAGAGTTCTAAACAATGATGGAGCTGAAATTGAGGGCATAGAATTAATTAGAGATGGTGATTTTTTAATCTTTGCTAGTGATGGAGGAGCCAATGAACATTGTTACCCTAGCGGTGATGATTCTTGA